The following are encoded together in the Lepidochelys kempii isolate rLepKem1 chromosome 7, rLepKem1.hap2, whole genome shotgun sequence genome:
- the FUT11 gene encoding alpha-(1,3)-fucosyltransferase 11, which translates to MGVRGGGQGRASRLRCCLAASLVLAVLAAGAGPLAAGEWEPAEGPPEPRGRSPFQPSTGLPPVEFGAVVAASYRGPGNGDTRRNRELPILLWWSPGLFPHFPGDTERIDCARRSCLVTRRRRVALHRRTKAVIFYGTDFRAYEAPLPRLPHQTWALFHEESPMNNYLLSHRPGIRLFNYTATFRRESDYPLTLQWLPSLAYLRRAALPLAEKERWRQQGYAPVLYMQSHCDVPSDRDRYVRELMKHIQVDSYGKCLNNRELPSERLRDTSTATTEDSEFMTFISRYKFHLAMENAICNDYMTEKLWRPMHLGAIPVYRGSPSVRDWMPDDLSIILVDDFGSPQELAQFLDFLDRNGEEYLKYLEYKKPGGITNQFLLENMERREWGVNDMTLPNYLNGFECFICDRENIRVAGERDHKKSRGKVPAPEPHIAQFTHMGCPMPAPGFGNIEDLSAGDSWKEMWLQDYWQSLDQGEALTTMIHHNESHQGRFWDYMHEIFVKRTRQQ; encoded by the exons ATGGGCGTTCGGGGCGGCGGGCAGGGCCGGGCGTCCCGGCTGCGCTGTTGCCTTGCAGCGAGCTTGGTGCTGGCGGTGCTGGCCGCGGGGGCCGGGCCGCTCGCAGCCGGAGAGTGGGAGCCGGCGGAGGGGCCGCCCGAGCCCCGCGGCCGCTCCCCTTTCCAGCCCAGCACAGGCCTGCCCCCGGTGGAGTTCGGGGCGGTGGTCGCGGCCTCGTACCGGGGCCCTGGGAACGGCGACACCCGCCGCAACCGGGAGCTGCCCATCCTGCTGTGGTGGAGCCCGGGCCTCTTCCCGCACTTCCCGGGGGACACGGAGCGCATCGACTGCGCGCGCCGCTCCTGCCTGGTGACCCGGCGCCGGCGCGTGGCGCTGCACCGGCGCACCAAGGCCGTTATCTTCTACGGGACGGACTTCCGGGCCTACGAGGCCCCGCTGCCGCGCCTGCCCCACCAGACCTGGGCGCTGTTCCACGAGGAGTCCCCCATGAACAACTACCTGCTCTCCCACCGGCCCGGCATCCGCCTCTTCAACTACACCGCCACCTTCCGGAGGGAGTCGGACTATCCCCTGACCCTGCAGTGGCTGCCCAGCCTGGCCTACCTGCGCCGGGCCGCCCTGCCGCTGGCGGAAAAGGAGCGGTGGCGCCAGCAGGGCTATGCCCCGGTGCTGTACATGCAGTCCCACTGCGACGTCCCTTCCGACAGGGACAGATACGTGCGGGAGCTCATGAAACACATCCAG GTAGACTCCTATGGTAAATGCCTGAATAACCGAGAGCTTCCCAgtgagaggctgagggacacTTCTACAGCCACAACAGAGGATTCTGAATTCATGACCTTTATCTCCAGGTACAAGTTTCATCTTGCCATGGAGAATGCCATATGCAATGACTACATGACCGAGAAGCTGTGGCGTCCAATGCATTTGGGTGCCATCCCTGTATACCGAGGCTCCCCATCTGTGCGGGACTGGATGCCTGATGACCTCTCCATCATCCTCGTGGATGATTTTGGAAGCCCCCAAGAACTAGCACAGTTCCTTGACTTCCTGGACAGGAATGGAGAGGAGTATTTGAAATATCTAGAGTATAAGAAGCCAGGAGGCATTACGAACCAGTTTCTGCTGGAGAACATGGAGAGACGTGAGTGGGGAGTGAATGACATGACTTTGCCCAATTACCTGAATGGCTTTGAGTGTTTCATCTGTGACAGGGAGAACATCCGAGTCGCTGGTGAGAGGGATCATAAGAAATCTCGTGGGAAAGTGCCAGCTCCTGAACCCCACATAGCTCAGTTCACACACATGGGATGTCCCATGCCAGCCCCTGGCTTTGGAAACATTGAGGATCTCTCTGCAGGAGACAG CTGGAAGGAGATGTGGCTACAGGATTATTGGCAGAGTCTTGATCAGGGTGAGGCTCTCACCACCATGATTCACCATAACGAATCTCATCAGGGAAGATTTTGGGATTATATGCATGAGATCTTCGTGAAGAGGACCAGACAGCAATGA